Proteins from a genomic interval of Bradyrhizobium sp. CCGB01:
- a CDS encoding ABC transporter substrate-binding protein: MFQLMRRRTFVSTFAISALSLSVLGLSVLASPVLAAGKTITAVMHSDLRILDPIFTSAYISRDHGYMVYDTLIATDSNFKIQPQMADWKISDDKLTYTFTLRDGLKWHDGTPVTAEDCVASLKRWAAVDGMGQQMMLFTASIEATDAKTITLKLKEPYGLVLESIGKPSSRVAFMMPKRLAETPVDKQIPEQIGSGPFKFVQAEFQPGVKAIYVKNTDYLPRKEPSSWTAGGKVVKVDRVEWITMPDAQTALNALQSGDIDFMESPAIEMLPAIEADKALKIEILNKFGFQTGARMNFLHPPFDNVKVRRAAFLAIKQKDVLDALIGDPKYYKTCAAAFICDTPFATEVGGETLAKGGDMAAARKALAESGYDGTPIVLMAPGDVLLLKAQPIVVAQQLREAGFKVDLQATDWQTVVSRRASQKPPKEGGWNMFITNWVSADVDNPISNVAVGGQGKKGGWFGWAEDARIEQLKDGFVRAASLDERKKIAAEIQQEAYDQVLYMPLGQYQAPSAWRKSLSGVIDGPATPVFWNVDKSE; the protein is encoded by the coding sequence GTGTTCCAACTCATGCGGCGCCGGACGTTCGTTTCCACATTTGCAATTTCAGCTTTGTCGCTTTCAGTCCTGGGGCTTTCGGTACTTGCCTCGCCGGTTCTTGCCGCAGGCAAGACCATTACCGCGGTGATGCATTCGGATCTGCGCATCCTCGATCCGATCTTCACCAGCGCCTATATCTCGCGCGATCATGGCTACATGGTCTACGACACGCTGATCGCGACGGATTCGAACTTCAAGATCCAGCCGCAGATGGCGGACTGGAAGATCTCCGACGACAAGCTGACCTACACCTTCACGCTGCGCGACGGCCTGAAGTGGCATGACGGTACGCCGGTCACCGCGGAAGATTGCGTTGCCTCGCTGAAGCGCTGGGCCGCTGTCGATGGCATGGGGCAGCAGATGATGCTGTTCACCGCGAGCATCGAGGCGACCGATGCCAAGACCATCACGCTGAAGCTGAAGGAGCCGTACGGGCTCGTGCTGGAATCGATCGGCAAGCCGTCTTCACGGGTCGCTTTCATGATGCCGAAGCGTCTCGCCGAGACACCGGTGGACAAGCAGATCCCCGAGCAGATCGGCTCCGGTCCCTTCAAGTTCGTGCAGGCTGAATTCCAGCCCGGGGTGAAGGCGATCTATGTCAAGAACACCGATTACCTGCCGCGCAAGGAGCCGTCGAGCTGGACCGCCGGCGGCAAGGTGGTGAAGGTCGACCGCGTCGAATGGATTACGATGCCGGACGCTCAGACGGCGTTGAACGCGCTTCAGTCGGGCGACATCGATTTCATGGAAAGTCCCGCCATCGAGATGTTGCCCGCCATCGAAGCCGACAAGGCGCTCAAAATCGAAATTCTGAACAAGTTCGGATTCCAGACGGGTGCACGGATGAACTTCCTTCATCCGCCCTTCGATAACGTCAAGGTCCGCCGCGCAGCATTCCTGGCGATCAAACAGAAGGACGTGCTCGATGCGCTGATCGGCGATCCCAAGTACTACAAGACTTGCGCCGCGGCCTTCATCTGCGACACGCCGTTCGCGACAGAAGTCGGCGGTGAGACCCTGGCGAAGGGGGGCGACATGGCTGCGGCCAGGAAGGCGCTGGCCGAGTCCGGTTACGACGGGACACCCATCGTGCTGATGGCGCCGGGCGACGTGCTGTTGCTGAAGGCTCAACCGATCGTGGTGGCCCAGCAGCTGCGCGAAGCCGGTTTCAAGGTCGACCTCCAGGCCACCGACTGGCAGACGGTGGTTAGCCGGCGCGCCAGCCAGAAGCCCCCGAAGGAGGGCGGCTGGAACATGTTCATCACAAACTGGGTCAGCGCCGACGTGGACAACCCGATCTCCAACGTCGCCGTCGGCGGGCAGGGCAAGAAGGGCGGCTGGTTCGGCTGGGCGGAGGACGCCAGGATCGAGCAGCTCAAGGACGGCTTCGTTCGTGCCGCCTCGCTCGACGAGCGGAAGAAGATCGCGGCCGAGATCCAGCAGGAGGCCTACGATCAGGTGCTCTACATGCCGCTCGGCCAGTATCAGGCACCGAGCGCCTGGCGCAAGTCGCTCTCCGGCGTGATCGACGGCCCGGCGACGCCGGTGTTCTGGAACGTCGACAAATCCGAGTAA
- a CDS encoding ABC transporter substrate-binding protein, translating to MLSLMRRGRRAFASKLALSVVALSTAMASPVFAAGKTITAVMHSDLRIIDPIFTTAYITRDHGYMIYDTLIATDSNFKIQPQMADWKISDDKLTYTFTLRDGLKWHDGAPVTAEDCVASLKRWAAVDGMGQQMMTFTASLEATDPKTITLKLKEPYGLVLESIGKPSSRVAFMMPKRLAETPADKQIPEQIGSGPFKFVQSEFQPGVKAVYVKNTDYVPRKEPASWTSGGKVAKVDRVEWITMPDSQTAVNALQSGDIDFMENLPYDMLPLLEANKEITIEVSNKFGFQTLGRMNFLYPPFDNVKVRRAAFLAMNQKDVLDALVGNAKYQKICGAFFVCDTPLATEVGAETLVKGNGMAEAKKALAESGYDGTPVVVMAPGDVTTLKAQPIVAAQLLREAGFKVDLQATDWQTVVSRRASQKPPKEGGWNMFFTNWVAADVSNPIANLSIGGQGKKGWFGWAENAKIEQLKDTFVRASSIDEQKKIAAEIQKEAYEQVIYIPLGQYLLPSGWRKSLSGVLDGPATPLFWNVDKSE from the coding sequence ATGTTGAGCTTGATGCGCCGGGGGCGTCGCGCGTTCGCCTCCAAACTTGCGCTGTCGGTCGTTGCGCTATCCACGGCGATGGCCTCGCCGGTATTTGCGGCCGGCAAGACCATCACCGCGGTGATGCATTCGGATCTGCGCATCATCGATCCGATCTTCACCACCGCCTACATCACGCGTGACCATGGCTACATGATCTACGACACGCTGATCGCGACGGATTCGAACTTCAAGATCCAGCCCCAGATGGCGGACTGGAAGATCTCCGACGACAAGCTCACTTACACCTTCACGCTGCGTGACGGCCTGAAGTGGCACGACGGTGCGCCGGTGACGGCGGAAGACTGCGTCGCTTCGCTGAAGCGCTGGGCCGCCGTCGACGGCATGGGCCAGCAGATGATGACCTTCACAGCCAGCCTCGAGGCGACCGACCCCAAGACCATCACGCTGAAGCTGAAGGAGCCCTACGGCCTCGTGCTCGAGTCGATCGGCAAGCCGTCCTCGCGCGTGGCCTTCATGATGCCGAAGCGTCTCGCCGAGACGCCGGCGGACAAGCAGATCCCGGAGCAGATCGGCTCGGGTCCCTTCAAGTTCGTGCAGTCGGAATTCCAGCCGGGCGTGAAGGCGGTCTACGTCAAGAATACCGATTACGTGCCGCGCAAGGAGCCGGCGAGCTGGACCTCGGGCGGCAAGGTGGCGAAGGTCGACCGCGTCGAATGGATCACCATGCCGGACTCGCAGACCGCCGTGAACGCGCTTCAGTCGGGCGACATCGACTTCATGGAAAACCTGCCGTACGACATGCTGCCGTTGCTGGAGGCGAACAAGGAGATCACGATCGAGGTCTCGAACAAGTTCGGCTTCCAGACGCTCGGCCGGATGAACTTCCTCTATCCGCCGTTCGACAACGTGAAAGTGCGCCGTGCGGCGTTTCTGGCGATGAACCAGAAGGACGTTCTCGACGCGCTCGTCGGCAACGCCAAATATCAGAAGATCTGTGGCGCGTTCTTCGTATGCGATACGCCGCTCGCGACCGAGGTCGGCGCCGAGACCCTGGTCAAGGGCAACGGCATGGCGGAAGCCAAGAAGGCGCTCGCCGAATCCGGCTATGACGGCACCCCCGTGGTGGTCATGGCGCCCGGCGACGTCACGACGCTCAAGGCGCAGCCGATCGTCGCGGCCCAGTTGCTGCGCGAGGCCGGCTTCAAGGTCGACCTGCAAGCGACCGATTGGCAGACGGTGGTGAGCCGCCGCGCCAGCCAGAAGCCGCCAAAGGAGGGCGGCTGGAACATGTTCTTCACCAATTGGGTCGCGGCCGACGTCTCCAACCCGATCGCCAATCTCTCGATCGGCGGCCAGGGCAAGAAGGGCTGGTTCGGCTGGGCGGAAAACGCCAAGATCGAGCAGCTCAAGGACACCTTCGTCCGCGCGTCCTCGATCGACGAGCAGAAGAAGATCGCCGCCGAGATCCAGAAGGAAGCCTATGAGCAGGTGATCTACATTCCGCTCGGGCAGTACCTGCTGCCGAGCGGCTGGCGCAAATCGCTGAGCGGCGTGCTCGACGGCCCGGCAACGCCGCTGTTCTGGAACGTCGACAAGTCGGAGTAA